From the genome of Candidatus Eisenbacteria bacterium, one region includes:
- a CDS encoding zf-HC2 domain-containing protein, whose translation MHLDEEQVQRLLHGELLSGAEASAREHLAGCVDCRRRVTEAEQEEDEVYALLGTVDDPPPHVSAGAIAARARAPDFTWVRRVAAVLLAVGVATAAYAVPGSPLPRWVGAFVGWVGGRQASPPSARGPMQAPEPRVAGIAVSPGQRLVILFTSPQAEGRARVSLTDGTEVVVRAPPGAAAFTSGVDQLVIDDQATSATFEIQIPRAAPWIEIRVGGDRIFLKEGPRVTARASGDSTGAAGFYSLPLAPP comes from the coding sequence GTGCACCTTGACGAAGAACAAGTTCAGCGCCTTCTGCACGGCGAGCTCTTGTCGGGGGCGGAAGCCTCCGCCCGCGAGCACCTCGCCGGGTGTGTCGACTGCCGGCGTCGTGTCACCGAAGCGGAGCAAGAAGAGGACGAGGTGTACGCGCTGCTCGGGACCGTGGATGACCCCCCGCCGCACGTGAGCGCCGGCGCGATCGCGGCCAGGGCGCGCGCCCCTGACTTCACGTGGGTTCGCCGAGTGGCGGCCGTTCTCCTGGCGGTGGGCGTCGCGACCGCGGCGTACGCGGTGCCCGGCTCCCCTCTGCCGCGGTGGGTGGGCGCGTTTGTGGGATGGGTCGGGGGACGCCAGGCCTCTCCGCCCTCAGCCCGCGGCCCGATGCAGGCCCCGGAGCCGCGGGTCGCGGGCATCGCCGTCAGCCCCGGGCAGAGGCTCGTCATTCTCTTCACGTCGCCCCAGGCCGAGGGCCGGGCACGGGTGTCCCTGACCGATGGCACGGAGGTCGTGGTCCGAGCGCCGCCCGGCGCCGCGGCCTTCACATCGGGCGTGGATCAGCTCGTGATCGACGACCAAGCCACTTCGGCCACGTTTGAGATCCAGATTCCCCGCGCCGCGCCATGGATCGAGATACGTGTGGGCGGCGATCGCATCTTCCTCAAAGAGGGTCCGCGCGTCACTGCCAGGGCGTCCGGGGATTCTACGGGTGCAGCCGGTTTCTATTCCTTGCCGTTGGCACCCCCCTAG
- a CDS encoding tetratricopeptide repeat protein, translating to MYLPSLDNGFINWDDNSYVTENPAIAQPSLHDLTVPVGGNYHPLTMVSLMLNYRLSGLNPASYHWLNLLIHLANTALVFVFIRRLSGGRFWTTIASSLFFGIHPTHVESVAWVSERKDVLYAFFYLTSLILYLRYLGSGRVRWLILTPFAFLLSLASKPAAVVLPLSLLAIDYFRRRPWSLSLALEKAPFFAISIAAGLLTIHAQHLAGATSASELYSPFKKMLFASYATAMYVVKLFLPVHLSAIYPYPRYTLTTLGPKFYIALAALAILLPAILYFCRHVRVVLFGLAFFFINIVLVLQLFTVGTSVMADRYTYLPYIGLIFALAWWLDESPGPKLARLPVRPLVAGGLLLLFPFSLVQTWKRCDVWQDPETFWNDTIQKYPRQIVDAYNNRANYYYRSAKRVDDALADYDQALALNPRVPRTWMNKGMVLAEQNRNDSALVCFDHVLELQPEHTDALNNRGGIKFRMGDLTGAVDDFSRAIELKPDFWYAYTNRGLAYFHLGEYEKSIADWRRATELQPNNPTTYQTFGSIGEALLQLNRPREAVAEYDKAIRSAPPGDERLAAYYLNRSNARWALNDRGEALRDALEAQRLGAKVDPAYLRRLGK from the coding sequence GTGTACCTGCCCAGCCTGGACAACGGCTTCATCAACTGGGACGACAACTCCTACGTGACGGAGAACCCCGCCATCGCGCAACCGAGCCTCCACGACCTGACCGTCCCGGTCGGGGGCAATTACCATCCGCTCACGATGGTTTCCCTCATGCTGAACTATCGCCTCTCCGGGCTCAACCCGGCTTCCTACCACTGGCTGAATCTTCTGATTCACCTGGCGAACACCGCGCTCGTATTCGTATTTATCCGGAGGCTCTCGGGCGGGAGGTTCTGGACAACGATCGCCTCGAGCCTTTTCTTCGGGATCCACCCCACGCACGTGGAGTCGGTCGCATGGGTCTCCGAGCGTAAGGATGTCCTGTACGCGTTCTTCTATCTGACCTCGCTGATCCTCTATCTGCGCTACCTCGGTTCTGGACGGGTTCGATGGCTCATCCTGACCCCGTTCGCGTTCCTCCTGTCCCTGGCGTCCAAGCCGGCGGCCGTCGTCCTGCCGCTGAGCCTCCTCGCGATCGACTATTTCCGCCGACGCCCCTGGAGCCTCTCGCTCGCGCTCGAAAAGGCACCCTTCTTCGCGATCTCGATCGCGGCCGGTCTCCTCACGATCCATGCGCAGCACCTGGCGGGCGCGACGAGCGCCTCGGAGCTATACAGCCCGTTCAAGAAAATGCTCTTCGCTTCCTATGCGACGGCGATGTATGTGGTGAAGCTGTTCCTGCCGGTTCATCTCTCCGCGATCTACCCGTATCCGCGCTACACGTTGACGACCCTTGGACCGAAGTTCTATATCGCGCTCGCCGCCCTGGCGATTCTTCTTCCAGCGATCCTCTATTTTTGTCGCCATGTCCGGGTCGTTCTCTTCGGCTTGGCATTCTTCTTCATCAACATCGTTCTCGTCCTGCAGCTCTTCACGGTCGGGACCTCCGTCATGGCGGACCGGTACACCTATCTGCCCTATATCGGTCTGATCTTCGCCCTCGCGTGGTGGCTGGATGAATCGCCCGGGCCGAAGCTCGCCCGGCTTCCGGTACGACCTCTCGTAGCCGGGGGCCTGCTTCTCCTCTTCCCGTTCTCCCTCGTCCAAACCTGGAAGCGATGCGATGTGTGGCAAGATCCCGAAACCTTCTGGAACGACACGATCCAGAAGTACCCGCGGCAGATCGTCGATGCCTACAATAATCGCGCAAACTACTACTATCGCTCCGCCAAGCGGGTGGACGACGCCCTCGCCGATTACGATCAGGCGCTGGCCCTCAATCCAAGGGTTCCGCGCACGTGGATGAACAAGGGGATGGTCCTCGCCGAACAGAACCGCAACGACTCCGCCCTTGTTTGTTTCGACCACGTCCTGGAGCTTCAGCCGGAGCATACGGACGCGTTGAATAACCGGGGCGGCATCAAGTTTCGGATGGGCGATTTGACCGGAGCGGTGGATGACTTTTCACGCGCGATCGAGCTGAAACCGGATTTCTGGTACGCGTACACCAACCGGGGCCTCGCGTATTTCCATTTGGGCGAATACGAGAAATCGATCGCCGATTGGCGCCGCGCGACCGAGCTGCAACCAAACAATCCGACGACCTATCAGACGTTCGGCTCGATCGGAGAGGCGCTCCTCCAGCTGAATCGTCCCCGCGAGGCGGTCGCCGAGTACGACAAGGCGATTCGGAGCGCGCCGCCGGGCGATGAGCGTCTGGCCGCCTACTACCTCAATCGAAGCAACGCACGGTGGGCTCTGAACGATCGCGGCGAAGCCCTGAGGGATGCGCTGGAAGCGCAGCGGCTCGGAGCCAAGGTGGACCCCGCCTACCTCCGGCGGCTTGGCAAATGA
- the nagB gene encoding glucosamine-6-phosphate deaminase, which produces MREGSERIPVVVEEAYDDIALRVARRIAELIRSRRDAMKTAVLGLATGSTPIGIYRELIRLYRDEALDFSNVVTFNLDEYYPMPPDSLHSYHRFMWENLFEHVNIEPRNVHIPRGDIPRAEIETHCLEYERAIAEAGGIDFQILGIGQTGHIGFNEPGSSDGSRTRLVVLDTITRRVASADFFGTENVPVEAITMGVGTILEAKEIALVATGEHKAAIVRRAVEGDIDRSVAATFLQEHPNATVYLDAAAAAELTRRKTPWLLGDSEWTRALEIEAVVWLSQVTGKSVLKLDDVDYREHRLTGLLARYASSGDLNGIVFNALSAKIRGRSKLPQGKRIIVFSPHPDDDVISAGGILRKLRQNQNEIVVAYQTSGNIAVFDHEVRRYLDFLRRTAQDFGYGNELLAPLICDVEDFLARKEPGQVDSENVLMLKQRIREVEAISAIAVLHVGPDRARFLNLPFYQTGKVRKDPIGARDIEIILALLDDLKPHIILVAGDLSDPHGTHRMCKDAIDRALERYTGEAPEIWYYRGAWEEWSVAEADILVPMSEEELRLKISAIFKHQSQKDRAPFPGVDEREFWQRVEERNKATAHLVDRLGLPEYFAMEALVVRPGAPAGNEERATVRASAPAASILDRR; this is translated from the coding sequence ATGCGCGAAGGTTCGGAACGGATTCCGGTCGTCGTGGAGGAGGCGTACGACGATATCGCCCTGCGGGTCGCACGGCGCATCGCCGAGCTGATCCGCAGCCGGCGCGACGCCATGAAGACGGCGGTCCTGGGGCTGGCGACCGGCTCGACCCCCATCGGCATCTATCGAGAGCTGATTCGCCTCTATCGCGACGAGGCTCTCGACTTCTCCAACGTCGTGACCTTCAATCTCGACGAGTACTACCCGATGCCCCCCGACAGCCTCCACAGCTACCACCGGTTCATGTGGGAAAACCTCTTCGAGCACGTCAACATCGAACCCCGGAACGTACACATCCCGCGTGGTGACATTCCGCGGGCGGAAATCGAGACACACTGCCTCGAGTACGAGCGCGCGATCGCGGAGGCCGGCGGCATCGACTTCCAGATCCTGGGAATCGGGCAGACGGGCCACATCGGCTTCAACGAGCCGGGGTCGAGCGACGGCTCGCGCACCCGCCTCGTGGTGCTCGACACGATCACGCGGCGGGTGGCATCGGCCGACTTCTTCGGGACGGAGAACGTGCCGGTCGAAGCCATCACGATGGGCGTGGGAACGATCCTCGAGGCGAAGGAGATCGCGCTGGTCGCGACCGGCGAGCACAAGGCCGCGATCGTGAGACGCGCCGTCGAGGGGGACATCGACCGCTCGGTGGCGGCGACATTCCTGCAAGAGCATCCCAACGCGACGGTCTATCTCGACGCCGCGGCCGCCGCCGAGCTGACGCGCCGGAAGACGCCCTGGCTCCTGGGCGACAGCGAGTGGACCCGCGCGCTGGAGATCGAGGCCGTCGTGTGGCTCAGCCAGGTCACCGGCAAGTCGGTGCTCAAGCTGGACGACGTGGATTATCGCGAGCACCGCCTCACGGGGCTCCTCGCCCGCTACGCTTCCTCCGGAGACCTCAACGGGATCGTCTTCAACGCGCTCAGCGCCAAGATCCGCGGACGCAGCAAGCTGCCGCAAGGCAAACGCATCATCGTCTTCTCGCCGCATCCCGATGACGACGTGATCTCGGCGGGCGGCATCCTCCGGAAGCTGCGCCAGAACCAGAACGAGATCGTCGTCGCCTATCAGACCTCGGGCAACATCGCGGTCTTCGATCACGAGGTGCGCCGCTACCTCGATTTCCTGCGCCGAACGGCACAGGATTTCGGCTACGGCAACGAGCTGCTCGCCCCCTTGATCTGCGATGTGGAGGACTTCCTCGCCCGCAAGGAGCCGGGCCAGGTGGACAGCGAGAATGTGCTCATGCTGAAACAGCGCATCCGGGAGGTCGAGGCGATATCCGCGATCGCGGTGTTGCACGTGGGGCCGGATCGGGCCCGCTTCCTCAACTTGCCCTTCTACCAGACCGGGAAGGTACGGAAGGATCCGATCGGCGCGCGCGACATCGAGATCATCCTCGCGTTGCTGGATGACCTGAAGCCCCACATCATCCTGGTCGCGGGCGACCTCTCCGATCCGCACGGGACCCACCGGATGTGTAAAGACGCGATCGACCGCGCGCTCGAGCGTTATACGGGAGAGGCGCCGGAGATCTGGTACTACCGCGGGGCATGGGAGGAATGGTCCGTCGCCGAGGCGGACATCCTGGTCCCGATGTCCGAGGAAGAGCTAAGGCTCAAGATCAGCGCGATCTTCAAGCATCAGAGCCAGAAGGATCGCGCGCCCTTCCCCGGGGTGGACGAGCGCGAGTTCTGGCAGCGCGTCGAGGAGAGAAACAAGGCCACGGCGCACCTGGTCGACCGGCTGGGACTGCCGGAGTACTTCGCGATGGAAGCGCTCGTGGTGCGCCCCGGCGCGCCGGCGGGGAACGAAGAGAGGGCTACCGTACGCGCCTCCGCCCCCGCGGCATCCATTCTGGATCGCCGTTAG
- a CDS encoding TIGR00730 family Rossman fold protein produces the protein MPRNSGPRPAPLQPPLAYRDPEFLEGEEGRPLRILAEYLQPLDAFRTHRVHDTIVFFGSARLGANGPMGRYYEAARELARLVTAWSQTLKRPAHRFLVCTGGGGGIMEAANRGAADAGGRTIGLNIGLPHEQRPNPYITPGLCFQFHYFFMRKLWFTHLARALVVFPGGFGTLDELFEILTLSQTRKLDRRVPVLLYGAEYWKDLIRFDVLVRDGMIERRDLELLHFVESPAAGLELLQKMLGSDENEVTPAIAKSTTPEDPRPGP, from the coding sequence ATGCCGCGCAACTCCGGACCGCGCCCCGCCCCCCTTCAGCCCCCGCTTGCCTACCGCGATCCGGAGTTCCTCGAAGGCGAGGAAGGAAGGCCGCTCCGGATTCTCGCGGAGTATCTCCAGCCGCTGGATGCTTTCCGGACGCATCGCGTCCACGACACCATCGTGTTCTTCGGGTCCGCGCGGCTCGGCGCCAACGGGCCCATGGGACGCTACTACGAGGCCGCCCGCGAGCTGGCGCGTCTCGTGACCGCGTGGTCCCAAACCCTGAAGCGCCCGGCACACCGGTTCCTGGTCTGCACGGGCGGCGGGGGCGGGATCATGGAAGCCGCAAACCGCGGCGCGGCCGACGCGGGAGGACGCACGATCGGCCTGAACATCGGGCTGCCGCACGAGCAGCGTCCCAATCCCTACATCACCCCGGGTCTCTGCTTCCAATTCCACTATTTCTTCATGCGCAAGTTGTGGTTCACGCACCTTGCCCGGGCGCTGGTCGTCTTTCCCGGCGGATTCGGGACGCTGGACGAGCTCTTCGAGATCCTCACCCTCTCGCAGACCCGGAAACTTGATCGCCGGGTGCCGGTGCTCCTGTACGGAGCCGAATACTGGAAGGACCTCATCCGTTTCGACGTGCTGGTCCGTGACGGAATGATTGAGCGGCGCGATCTTGAATTATTGCATTTTGTCGAATCTCCGGCCGCAGGGCTCGAGCTTCTTCAGAAAATGCTCGGATCGGACGAGAATGAGGTGACCCCGGCGATCGCCAAATCGACGACCCCAGAGGATCCGCGACCCGGGCCATGA
- a CDS encoding TonB-dependent receptor: MGPVLLGAVKVLLVVQATQATVVGTVRDVETSQPLAGAVVALADLDHRATATDESGRYGLRQVPPGEHQITVRFIGYAQHSLHALVPREGELTINFWLRSEPVRIQAIDVRAPAIARAGDTAEFPDREISVDAVRNHPLLAEPDVFEALGGGEVFLRPESPSGVNVRGSASDQTAYLLDGIPVFNPFHAGGMSSGWNPDALSRLHLSATAPLLAYPHSLSGAIEAVTRAPGDRLRAQGSVSTIQSRLTFDAPLGTDGAGYLVSLRSGLPDGIAPRQEASYLRGETGDWLAKLEAPVLGGRVQLLGYGNENDLNTAAAVSTDDGTAQDARRNVFEWYSRSLGARWRRVFSGTAVNVLGWSAAGEEGSIWSARAGWVDMAAARRDQGLLAAVEHSSPRTTTAAELRLEESRTSYRVQPDSAGGPSWRLTAITPVATALARHSRMLNRQIEFKLGAALAAIRGEMRFGPDAQLAWHPSKELTLSGSYARTHQFAQSLRNPESVVGNVFPVDVYLGAGASGVPVARCEQDVIAADFRPRRGLRFALQAYERRSDGLVLVAPRDGEPFATGPFAIGSGVSRGVSADAAVNATRYGIVARYGYQRVRLTYGDLSYTPENSAMHLLEGGVTAFPSATTSIRLGATAAMGRRTTAISDGFEWEAFNLLDKGSEFGGSPHYDGEQLGATALPAYLRVDLGLRKQWHVGVGANHATVALFATVTNILGRKNILTYARDPSTGELFGIEMRPRAPLVVGLDWGF; the protein is encoded by the coding sequence ATGGGGCCCGTCTTGCTGGGTGCGGTCAAGGTCCTGCTCGTGGTGCAGGCGACGCAAGCCACGGTCGTCGGCACGGTCAGGGACGTTGAAACCTCCCAGCCTCTCGCGGGCGCCGTCGTCGCCCTGGCCGATTTGGACCACCGTGCAACCGCTACCGACGAGAGCGGGCGCTATGGGCTGCGACAAGTCCCGCCAGGGGAGCACCAGATCACCGTCCGTTTCATCGGCTATGCCCAGCATTCCCTGCACGCGCTTGTGCCGCGGGAGGGGGAGCTCACGATCAACTTTTGGCTCCGCTCCGAACCCGTCCGCATCCAGGCCATCGACGTGCGCGCTCCGGCGATCGCCCGAGCCGGCGACACGGCCGAGTTCCCCGATCGCGAAATCTCCGTCGACGCCGTGCGGAACCACCCTCTGCTCGCAGAACCGGACGTTTTCGAAGCCCTCGGCGGCGGCGAAGTATTCCTGAGGCCGGAGTCGCCGAGCGGGGTCAATGTTCGAGGCAGCGCCTCGGACCAGACCGCCTACCTGCTCGACGGGATCCCGGTGTTCAACCCCTTCCATGCCGGCGGAATGTCCAGCGGATGGAACCCGGACGCGCTTTCCAGGCTGCATCTATCGGCCACGGCTCCGTTGCTGGCGTATCCGCATAGCTTGTCCGGGGCCATCGAGGCGGTCACCCGCGCTCCGGGAGACCGCCTGCGCGCGCAGGGGAGCGTGAGCACCATCCAGTCGCGCCTCACGTTCGATGCCCCACTCGGCACGGACGGGGCGGGCTATCTCGTGAGCCTGCGGTCGGGACTGCCCGACGGCATCGCCCCGAGGCAGGAGGCTTCCTATCTGAGGGGCGAGACCGGCGACTGGCTCGCCAAGCTCGAGGCGCCGGTGCTCGGCGGCCGAGTTCAGCTGCTCGGCTACGGCAACGAGAACGACCTCAACACCGCCGCCGCCGTGTCGACGGACGACGGAACGGCCCAGGATGCGCGCCGCAACGTCTTCGAGTGGTACAGCCGGTCGCTGGGCGCCCGGTGGAGGCGTGTCTTCTCCGGCACCGCGGTGAACGTTCTGGGATGGAGCGCGGCCGGGGAGGAGGGTTCCATTTGGTCGGCCCGCGCGGGCTGGGTGGACATGGCGGCGGCTCGCCGGGACCAGGGCCTCCTCGCGGCCGTGGAGCACAGCTCGCCACGGACCACCACCGCCGCGGAGCTGCGCCTCGAGGAGAGCCGCACGTCCTATCGCGTCCAGCCCGATTCCGCGGGCGGGCCCTCGTGGAGGCTCACCGCGATCACGCCGGTCGCAACCGCGCTCGCGAGGCATTCCAGGATGCTTAATCGACAGATCGAATTCAAGCTCGGGGCCGCCCTCGCCGCGATCCGAGGCGAGATGCGCTTTGGGCCCGACGCACAACTGGCATGGCATCCTTCGAAAGAGCTGACCCTCTCCGGGAGCTACGCCCGAACACACCAGTTCGCCCAGTCGCTCCGAAACCCCGAGTCGGTTGTCGGCAATGTGTTCCCGGTCGATGTCTACTTGGGCGCCGGCGCCTCGGGCGTCCCCGTTGCTCGGTGCGAGCAGGATGTGATCGCGGCGGACTTCCGGCCCCGGAGGGGCTTGCGTTTCGCTTTGCAGGCCTATGAGCGCCGCTCGGATGGACTGGTGCTTGTCGCGCCGCGGGACGGCGAGCCGTTCGCAACGGGTCCGTTCGCCATCGGCTCCGGTGTCTCGCGCGGCGTGTCGGCGGATGCCGCCGTGAACGCCACTCGGTACGGGATCGTCGCCAGATACGGCTACCAGCGCGTACGGCTCACGTACGGCGATCTGAGCTACACCCCCGAAAACTCAGCCATGCATCTTCTGGAGGGCGGGGTGACCGCTTTCCCGAGCGCGACGACCTCCATCCGTCTCGGCGCCACGGCCGCCATGGGGCGCCGTACGACGGCCATCTCCGACGGCTTCGAGTGGGAGGCCTTCAACCTCCTCGACAAGGGGTCCGAGTTCGGCGGCAGCCCTCATTACGACGGGGAGCAGCTGGGCGCGACGGCGCTGCCGGCCTATTTGCGCGTCGACCTGGGTCTCAGGAAGCAGTGGCACGTCGGGGTCGGGGCAAACCACGCGACGGTTGCGCTCTTCGCCACCGTCACAAACATCCTCGGCCGGAAGAACATCTTGACCTACGCCAGGGATCCTTCGACAGGAGAGCTTTTCGGGATCGAAATGCGTCCCCGGGCTCCGCTCGTCGTCGGGCTCGACTGGGGTTTTTGA
- a CDS encoding DUF1203 domain-containing protein, with protein MNAFRIVPIPQSTTNRIREGRSDGHGNLEIQPMRATEPRAMPCRVCLEDVAVGEEVFLFSYSPFERPVPYRNVGPIFVHAGGCKPYDRPAIVPDLMRRRLLALRGYDAEHRMIECDIVEGAVLESLIERFFSNPAVAYIHAHNARAGCFLCRIEREAENSPALGPLV; from the coding sequence ATGAATGCGTTTCGGATCGTACCCATCCCGCAATCCACCACAAACCGGATCCGCGAGGGGCGCTCGGATGGCCACGGAAACCTCGAGATCCAACCCATGCGCGCCACAGAGCCCCGGGCCATGCCCTGCCGTGTCTGCCTCGAGGACGTGGCGGTCGGTGAGGAGGTGTTCCTCTTCTCATACTCGCCCTTTGAACGCCCGGTTCCCTATAGAAACGTGGGACCGATCTTCGTCCACGCGGGCGGGTGCAAGCCCTACGACCGCCCCGCGATCGTGCCGGACCTCATGCGGCGACGTTTGCTCGCATTGCGGGGCTACGACGCCGAGCATCGAATGATCGAGTGCGACATCGTGGAAGGTGCCGTGCTGGAATCGCTCATCGAGCGGTTTTTCTCAAACCCCGCCGTCGCCTATATTCACGCGCACAATGCGAGGGCCGGCTGCTTCCTGTGCCGGATCGAGCGGGAAGCGGAGAATTCACCGGCGCTCGGCCCGCTCGTGTAG
- a CDS encoding sigma-70 family RNA polymerase sigma factor yields MEASVEGRGLVQGYGKAPAGLRARRRGGVRALPESLPSFHDRFVDLFDAHFQRLYRFMNRLSGEPELAADLVQEAFVKLYRRGSLPDAPEAWLISVAMNLFRNEKSTRSRRLKLLTPARSEGALSDPPPSPEEAVQGEDSRRSVRITLDRMPERERRMLLLRAEGYRYRDIAAALELNEASVGVLLARARRAFRKIYEDSFGAP; encoded by the coding sequence ATGGAGGCCAGTGTGGAGGGTCGGGGACTGGTTCAAGGCTACGGCAAAGCGCCGGCGGGCTTGCGAGCGCGTCGGCGGGGGGGTGTTCGCGCGCTGCCTGAGAGCTTGCCGTCGTTCCACGACCGGTTCGTGGACCTCTTCGATGCCCACTTCCAGCGGCTCTACCGCTTCATGAATCGCCTGTCGGGCGAGCCGGAGCTGGCCGCCGATCTGGTTCAGGAGGCTTTCGTCAAGCTGTACCGAAGAGGCTCGCTGCCGGATGCCCCAGAGGCCTGGTTGATCAGCGTCGCGATGAACCTCTTCCGGAACGAGAAGTCGACGCGCAGCAGGCGGCTCAAGCTGCTGACTCCGGCCCGGAGCGAGGGAGCGCTCTCCGACCCGCCTCCTTCCCCCGAAGAGGCGGTTCAGGGAGAAGACTCGCGTCGGAGCGTGCGCATCACGCTCGACCGAATGCCGGAAAGGGAGCGGCGAATGCTCCTGCTCCGGGCGGAGGGGTACCGCTACCGGGACATCGCGGCGGCCCTCGAATTGAACGAAGCCAGCGTGGGCGTGCTCCTGGCCCGCGCGCGACGAGCGTTCCGCAAGATCTACGAGGATTCATTCGGTGCACCTTGA
- a CDS encoding NAD-dependent formate dehydrogenase, translated as MAKVLCVLYDDPVEGYPKSYALSGIPKIERYPGGQTVPSPQGIDFKPGALLGSVSGELGLRRFLESQGHTLIVTADKDGAGSAFERELPDAEIVISQPFWPAYLTAERIAKARKLKLAITAGIGSDHVDLQAAMERGMTVAEVTYCNSISVSEHVVMMILALVRNYIPSYQWVVNGGWNIADCVSRSYDLEGMAVGTVGSGRIGTAVLRRLKPFDVKLHYTDRHRLPAEVEKELNVTFHPNAESLVRVCDVVTINTPLHPETEHLFNDALIAKMKRGAYLVNTARGKICDRDAIVRALKSGQLAGYAGDVWFPQPAPKDHPWRTMPHHGMTPHVSGTSLSAQARYAAGVREILECWFGGRPIREEYLIVAGGELAGAGAHSYSAGNVTGGSDEAARFKR; from the coding sequence ATGGCCAAGGTGCTCTGCGTGCTGTACGACGACCCCGTCGAGGGGTATCCGAAATCCTATGCTCTCAGCGGCATTCCAAAGATTGAACGCTATCCCGGCGGCCAAACCGTTCCGAGCCCGCAAGGGATCGATTTCAAGCCCGGCGCGCTCTTGGGCAGCGTCTCCGGCGAGCTCGGGCTCCGTCGGTTCCTCGAGTCGCAGGGGCACACCCTGATCGTCACCGCCGACAAGGACGGCGCGGGCTCCGCCTTCGAGCGGGAGCTGCCGGATGCGGAGATCGTGATCTCACAGCCGTTCTGGCCGGCGTACCTGACCGCGGAGCGGATTGCCAAGGCGCGGAAGCTCAAGCTGGCCATCACGGCGGGCATCGGGTCCGATCACGTCGACCTCCAGGCCGCCATGGAGCGCGGGATGACGGTCGCCGAGGTCACCTACTGCAACAGCATCAGCGTGTCGGAGCACGTCGTAATGATGATCCTGGCCTTGGTGCGCAATTACATCCCGTCGTATCAGTGGGTCGTGAATGGCGGATGGAACATCGCGGACTGCGTCTCCCGCTCCTACGACCTGGAGGGGATGGCGGTCGGAACGGTGGGCTCGGGTCGCATCGGCACGGCGGTCCTACGCCGCCTCAAGCCCTTCGACGTGAAGTTGCACTACACCGATCGGCATCGGCTGCCGGCCGAGGTCGAGAAGGAGTTGAACGTGACGTTCCATCCGAACGCCGAGTCGCTGGTCCGCGTTTGTGATGTGGTCACGATCAACACCCCCCTGCATCCGGAGACGGAGCATTTGTTCAACGACGCGCTCATCGCCAAGATGAAACGGGGCGCCTATCTCGTGAATACGGCCCGAGGGAAGATCTGCGACCGCGACGCGATCGTGCGGGCCCTGAAGAGCGGACAGCTCGCAGGATACGCGGGTGATGTTTGGTTTCCGCAGCCAGCGCCGAAGGATCATCCGTGGAGGACCATGCCGCACCACGGAATGACGCCGCACGTGTCAGGCACCAGCCTGTCCGCCCAAGCTCGCTACGCGGCCGGCGTGCGCGAGATATTGGAGTGCTGGTTCGGGGGCCGTCCCATCCGCGAAGAGTACCTGATCGTCGCCGGCGGGGAGCTTGCCGGCGCGGGCGCGCATTCCTACAGCGCGGGGAACGTGACGGGAGGTTCGGACGAAGCGGCGCGATTCAAGAGATAG